The nucleotide window GTTGAGCTGCCGTTAATTCTGGCCCAATAGAGTAAGCAGCCAGAATTTTTTTCTGGTTATCATTTAGGGCTTTATAGCCAGTTTGGGCCTCTGCAATCACCGTTTTATACGTAGGCTTTGAAAGACTTTGTAAATTAATAATGTGTGTATCAATGAAATCCTGCGCTTGAACAATGTCTTTTTCAAGCGTCTCTAACGTTTTATAGTTTTTTACAACATTGCTTACAATAACGCTATTTTGCGCTTCATTATTATCAACATATTTTAGTTGACCTTTAATTTCAGCATTGGGATTGGCATTAAAAGCTGTTCTAAATTCCTCTTGTATGTCCTCTAAATCCTCTACCGCTTGATCATAATCCACTCTTATCTCCTCTACGGAGGTCATTAGAGTAGGCGATGTCACAGCTAATTGATCAATCGCTAATTTCACGGCATTCAAGTCTTTCACTACCTGTGCATGGGCCTTAACGTAGTCCACCTTCGCCTCAAGTAAAACAGCATCTGCCTCGCCTATAACAGCTCGTTGCTCAGGCGTATAGCTTTCAATGGCGTCACTCGCTTGAGCTATCGCACTGCTACTAGATTCCTCATATAATGTTTTAAATGGGGCTAATAAAATATCTCGCTCTGATACATTCGCTACCACATTAAATGGCACTTGTTCATTTTGCTGAGTGATAGGTGTTTGTTCGTTTGCATTTGCAAGTGTAGCTGGCGCAAGTAACAGGCTCGCTAGTATTCCTACACGCACTTTATTGTTCATTTAGTTCATCCTTTCGTGCATCAATCGACTTACGTTATTTATCGGCAAAATGTGCAGTTTTTGAAGAAAAAAATGGTGATTTTACCGTTGCTTGATAGTTATTCTGCGTTTTCAAGGATTTATTCTTCGTTCCAAAGAAAAAGGAGCCGTCCAGAAAGTGAACTTTCTGGACGGCTCCGCTTTTTTACATAGTCAATTTTTGTTTAAAATTGTGCTCCTGCGGTGGTCACAATCAATTGTCACCATCCTCGTCGCAAAGGGAGCGCCCCTTTGCAACGCCCCCTTCTATTTTATAATGCGTCTGTGTGCAATGGACCTTCTGGTAAATAGTGCAGCATGCCAATTGCTTCAAGACCGTTTTTAATTTTCATTGTGTAGCCTAGCTGATTAGCTGATAAATACCCCGCTTTTGAGGCAATCATTTCCTCAAGAACAGGCAATTTTGACGTATCGATATCTTTCCATAGACGATATGATTGGATTAAATCCTCTAATGTCAAATGCTGATAGTCTGTACCTGCAAACTGACCTTCCTTATTCATACGATACCAAATATCTCCATTCGGACGAATCCATTTATCTTTTTCGATTGCTAATGCCGCTTGAATTGCTGTTGCTGTTTCAAGGTATTTAGCATCACCAAATTCATTATAAGCCATCAATAAAATGTTCATACCACCAAGCAAATGGTTCATCGACGTATGTGTTGTAACATTTTGCTTAAGTGGGAAGTAGTCTGGAATGTAATAGGCATCTTTAGTGACACGAATAACATTATTATTTGTTCTTTGTGAAACGATTAAATCTGCATAATTTTTTAATGGTGTACGATAGTTTGGAATTTCAAATTCCGCACCTGAATTGTAGTAGAACAATGCGATTTGCTCATTAAAGCGCGTATCAATAAATGGTGCATGAATACCATATAGCCCTTTTAAATACGTACTCGTTACTTCCGTTTCCCAATATGTCTTATTGCCTTTAAATTTTTGTAGGCTGACAAAGGAATTTTTCACTAAGTTAGCAAAGTAACGGTCACCTTGCTCTTTAAATAGAACAAGTGCGCGGTCTTCCTTTACTAACAGTAAATTGCGTCCAAAGCCTTGATAGTTTTTCGGCATTGGCTCTGTCGTTGTAGCCATTTTGTTAAATGGACCTTCCGCAGTATACCAATTGTTACGCTTTTTATAGTTCGCAGCCGTTTCCACCATCCAGCTATTCATATTCTCATCGTTGTTAAATAAACGTTCATTTGAATCCATATACCATGTATCTACAATATCCTGACCAGTTGACGCTAGTGTGTAAAATGACAATAAATCTGTTCCTAACCATGTGTATGACAACGCTTCGTACTCTGCACGTAAATCACGCATATAGCTCGTACCGCCATTATCATATTTTTGCGTTAGCTGCTTAGAACGATAGGCTTGTCCTACCATGCGATCACCAGCAAGCTTTTCAGTCGACATAAAACGCATTAGCCCTGTCGGATAGCTTGATGAATCGTAGCCAAACACATCATTGACATTTTTAGAAATCGGGAAACGATCATAGCGGTAAAGGCGGAAATTTGTCACATTCGCTTGCTTTTGGAATAAATCCACACTTACCTTTGCATCGCTTGTGTTTGTTAATGTAGAAAAGACAAATTCATCGCCATTTGTTAGGCGACGCACTGTCACTTTTAGTGTCGCATGTGAGCCAATTTTATATGTGTAAATTGTATCTGTTGCTACACCGAAGTTTTCTGTTTTCGTTCCTGCTAATTTAATCGCTGATTCTGAGCGTACAAATAGCGGTGTATCGCCTTTTGTTACTTGTGCAAAATTCGCCTCTTTGCGGAACAATGTAAATTTTGATTGCTGTGCTGTCTCAATCGTGTAGTCCTTTGGTGTAATTTCATTATTCATCACAAGCGCACGATGAATCATCACCGCAAATGTCACACGGTTAACGACTGCCTGCGGATCATAGCTACCATCCTCACGTCCCGTTGTAATGCCATGCTGTGCTAAAATTTTAACATTTTCTTGATGCTCTGGACTAATTTTATCCCAATCCTTGAATGTAATCGCTTCGCCTGTGTCCTTTAAATGAAAGGCATTTACTAAGGCTGAAGCCATCATTTCACGTGTCAATGGGTCAGCAACTCCGAAAGTGCCATCTTTCTTCCCTTTAAAAATTCCTGCTTTATATGTAGAAAATACACCTGCTGCAAAGCTCGACTTTTGACTTACATCTTTAAAAATCGGCTGATACGGTGCCTCTGGTAACTGTAGCGCACCTTTCAAAAGACTTGTCGATTGCCCAACTGAAATCGTTAAGGCTGGACGAAACTCACCATCTGGATAACCGTTAATTGCGCCAATTTCCACGAGCTGCATTACTTCATTTTCGCCCAAAAGCTGTTTGGTACATCTGCTAATTTTTGAGGAACAGTTACATATTCTGTTTCTGCTGTAGGTTGCTCATTTTTAACGGGCACCACTTCTTCAGCTGGCTGTGCCTCTTCCTCAGTTTGCGCCTCTGTGTCCTCTTGCTTTTCTTCCGTTACTTGTTCAGCTGTTGGTACTTGTTCTTCTACTGTTCCTACAACTGGCTCATTACTTTCCTGCTCCTCTGCTGCATAAATAGCTGCTGGCGTCAGCGATGAGCTAACGAGCAATAGCACAAGTAATGCTGTTAGTAATTTCTTCATGTTGCGATAACTCCTTCTCTGACATGCTTAACTTATTTTTCACCTCAACTTTTTTATTATACATGAATTGCATCATGAAAATTAGAAAAGATGGTGTAGCAAGCTACACCATCTTTTATTTTATATGAAAATCTGCTGAGTTTTTATTACAGTTTGGTTACTTTCTAGTAATAGTAGTTTACAAGGCTAGTGTTTTATTGTAGTACTCCATATGTGTAGCTTTGTGAGCCATTAAAACTAAATTTTGTTGTATTAAAATTAAAAACATTACCTGCTGCATCTGTAATTATGACATTTTGCTTTAATGCAATTGTCACTACGTCATTTTGCTGAATATCATTTTTGAGGCTAATATTCACAACTCGGTTATCACCACTATAAGAAACTTGTTGTACTATATCTACATTATTAACCATAACAGAGAATGGGTTAGGAATTGTTGTTTGTATTGGTTCAGAAACTGTGAAAGAAATTGTTTTCCCTACTTTTAGCCCATTTGCAATATCCTCAGTCGATACCGCAACATTATTCCCAACTACATAGGGCTTATTGTTTTCACGTAATCTTAATGGTGCTGAATAAGCATCTACCATCACATTGCGTCCAGCTGCATATACATTATTAATTGTCACCGTTGTAAAGAATTCGTTTAACTGCGTTGTGTCATTTACTGATAAGCGCAAGTCAACTTGACGATTTGCAATACCACCTTGAGTCGGTAAAGCACTAATAACTTGTGTACCATCTACAATATAGTTTTGATTATTTGTTGCAGATGCAAAATCGATTGGGTGTGAGTAAGTCACACGAATATTTTGATATCTGTTATTCTCATTTGAAGGAACCGATTCCACACGTTCTACAATTACTCTATCCGCAATACTACCTAAATCGCCAGAGCGATCAAATTGAATTTGCTGTGGAGTTGTTGCTACTGGTAGGTTATATTCACTTACGACACCTGATAAATGTATCTGCCCTGCATATTTAGCACCCACAAAATCATAACCAACACCTAATAAATCACGCAATTTTACACGTAACGCTTTATCGTTTGTTGCTACTTTTTTCGGAATTGCTGAAACATTCAATTGCCCTTGTTGATTGTTAGCTTGTGCATACCAACCATTAAATGCAATATTAGCGTTTGGTAATACGTTGATATTGCGATCAAATAAAATTTCTAAATACTCTTCATTATTGTCTTTCACAACCGTTGTTGATACATAGCTTGGTACTGTCGTATCTCGGACAAAGTTATAGTACATGTAGAATGTATTAGACTCACCTGATAAGTCTGTAATATAACGACCAGAAGCATTCGCTACTGTTGCATAGCCATTTAGCTCTTGTGCTGTTTCAATAATATAAGCAACTGGATTTTTCTTATCTTTTTCTACTCCAATTACACCTAAAGTTTGTGAGTTTTGGACTACACTAATGTCTGTACGTGTTAAATCACGAATTTCCTCAGAGAAAATTAGTTTAAATTTGCGTGCACCTACTTGTTCAATATTTAATAATGTTGGTGCTACACCATCACGCACACCAATTGTAGCTGTCGTTTTAACAGTATTTGCTGGTGCTACATTATTTGAAATATCTACTAATGCACCAAATGTAATATTCACAGAAGTACCTGGAGATAAAGCAACGCCATTTACTGTTGCTTTAGTAAAGTCATATGTAACCTCTGTTGCATTTCGCTCTAAAGTACCTGTTACATTGGAAATAACTGAGCCATTTGCTAATGTAAATTGCGTTGTACCTGTTGTATTTGTCACTGGTTCAGTAAACTTCACCTTCACGCGTGTTGCTCCAGCGTTTTCAGCAGAAGCGATTGCTGGTGCTACTTTGTCAGCTGTAAATGTTGGTACTTCATCATATTTAATAAGTGTTAAGCCTTTTTCTGTTTTCACGCCATCCACAACAACATTGTAGCGACCTTCAGTTAACGGTTTTACACCTTTAATTGTAACAGTTAAAGATTTTTTATCCGCGCTTAGCTCACCTTTTAATAAATCAATTTTACCTGGTGTTGCAATGCCTGCTACTTTTACAATTTTGTTGATATCTGCTTCATTTAATACGTTTGCAAGTGCTACTGGTTGGTTAAAGTCAATTTTAACTTGCCCACCATTTGGATTTGTAACTGCCGTTACTTTTAAATCTGGCACTTCGTATTTTACTTTTGCAGCATATTCTACTTCATCGATTTTGAATTTTACATCTGTCTCCACATTTTCAACAAGTGGCGTTGGTAATGTTACTGTATACGTTTTGTCATCAGATAGTGTAACAGAAAGCTTATCAGCTGCTGTTACCTCGATTTTTTTCACTGTTAGTACAGGCTTTGTTTCAATTTGCAGCATATGGTATAGGAAGTAAGCGAATTGACCGCGCTTCGTCATATCTTTCGGGTTAAAGGAAGCACCTTTTACCATATCATAGTAATCTAATACAGCAATATTTGTTTGATGCTCTACTGTCGTTCTATTTAAATCTGAAATTGTGCTTGTGAAGCCTTGTTCCTTCACATGTGCTGCGTAATCAAAGTCATTGATTACATTGAATGCACGCACAAGCACTGTCGCCATTTGGTCGCGACGCATTTCATCACGGTGCATCAGCTGACCAGCGCTACCTTGGAATACCCCTACATCTTTAACAAGCGCAGCATATTGTAATAGCTCATCCTGAGACTTTGCTGTTAAATCTGTAAAGCGCATTTTTGTTTTATAATCAGCTGGAACTTCATGACCTAACGACACTAAATATTTTCCTAAAAGCTTAACAACATCCGAGCGTGTTAATGAATTATTTGGAAGGAATGTGCCATCTGGATATCCATTAATAACGCCCGCATCGACTAATGCTAAAATTTCATTTTGATACATATGACCATTTAAATCTTTAAAGGATGCTGCACTCGCAACAGGAACAATTGCAGAAGCTACTACCGCTACTGCTGCCGTAGAGGCTAACATTTTTTTATATGATTTTTTCATTTACTATTCTTCCTCCTCTAATGCTAAAATCACTATCTACTACTATTTTAACATTTTTTTTGCTGTTTTGGTGCCTAGCTTAGTTTTTACATAAATTTAGACGTAGGTTTTTGGAAGAAGTTACAGTAATTAATTGATTTATTTGTGAGTTTCTCAGTTTATTTGTGGCTTTTCAGGGGTTATTTGCGAGTTTCTCAGTTTATTTGCGACTTCTCGGATTTATTTGCGAGTTTCCCATTTTATTTGCGGCTTCTCGGATTTATTTGCGGGTTTCCCATTTTATTTGCGACTTCTCGGATTTATTTGCGAGTTTCTCATTTTATTTGCGAGTTTCTCGAATTTATTTGCGAGTTTCCCATTTTATTTGCGATTTCTCGGATTTATTTGCGGGTTTCCCATTTTATTTGCGATTTCTCGGATTTATTTGCGAGTTTCTCATTTTATTTGCGACTTCTCAGATTTATTTGCGAGTTTCCCATTTTATTTGCGACTTCTCGGATTTATTTGCGAGTTTCCCATTTTATTTGCGGCTTCTCGGATTTATTTGCGGGTTTCCCATTTTATTTGCGACTTCTCGGATTTATTTGCGAGTTTCTCATTTTATTTGCGACTTCTCAGATTTATTTGCGGGTTCTCTAATTTATTTGTGACTTCTCAGATTTATTTGTGAGTTTCTCATTTTATTTGTGGCTTTTCAGAGGTTATTTGCGAGTTTCCCATTTTATTTGCGGCTTCTCGGATTTATTTGCGGGTTTCCCATTTTATTTGCGGCTTCTCGGATTTATTTGCGGGTTTCCCATTTTATTTGCGGCTTCTCGGATTTATTTGCGAGTTTCCCATTTTATTTGCGGCTTCTCGGATTTATTTGCGAGTTTTCCGTTTTATTTGCGGCTTCTCAGATTTATTTGCGAGTTTCCCATTTTATTTGTGACTTCTCGGATTTATTTGCGAGTTTCCCATTTTATTTGTGACTTCTCGGATTTATTTGCGAGTTTCCCATTTTAATTGCGACTTCTCAGATTTATTTGCGAGTTTCCCATTTTATTTGCGACTTCTCAGATTTATTTGCGAGTTTCCCATTTTATTTGTGACTTCTCAGATTTATTTGCGAGTTTCCCATTTTATTTGTGACTTCTCGGATTTATTTGCGGGTTCTCTAATTTATTTGTGATTTCTCGGATTTATTTGCGAGTTTCTTTTAAAAGAAATAAAATATTTTCTGCCTTTTTTATCTCCCTTGTGTGAAAGGTTTAATTTTTTTAATAGGCGATTTGCTGCATAGATGGAGTTCACCCTCATAAACTTACGAAATTGTATATTTGTAATCCATTCATTAATTAACAGACTATAGTCTTCGATTGCTCGCTGTAGCATTGTGCCATCATCTTTTATTTGGCATTTAGGACATATGAATCGACCATACTGAAATAGCATTTGTGTAGTATAATCACATTGTTTGCAAAGCACACCTGTACGAACTTTGTCTTTATCAATATTTAATTTAGGGTTAGAAATTGTATGCATTTGAAGTAATTCATTTTGAAGTCGTTGAAGTTGCTCTGTTGATAATCGTGCCTTATGCATTGTAAGAAGCTTGCGAATATAAAACTCTAAACCACTACAATGGATAATCGGCTCATTTTGAGGTATTTGACCAATAATTGTTTTGGGATGTGCTAGCACTATTACATAAATGACAGGTAAATCGGGGAATAGTTGCCGTAGAAAACGTTGATGACGACGTACTTGGTCGAGTGGATTTCTGAAGCCTTGAACATTTCCATTTTCAAGAGTTCGAGTGAACTGGTGACATCTCTCATCAAAATCAATGCGTCCTGCAATGTTTTTTATTTCTACTATAAGAATAAATTTTTCGCAAACAAACAACGTATCTATTTGATGTGTATCTGTACTAAAGTCGTGGAGTAAATAAAATTCCTCATCTAACTGCATGTCTTGCCAGCTACGATCTACATATTGTTCTCCTGCCAACCCTTGTTGTATCCTTACCAATTCATCTTTCATTTCAGGAAATCCTCGGCGAATAGCCGCTTGTAATAAATATTCCTTTATAGGTCTTTCACGTGGTAAAATAACCATTTAATCCCTCCTTCTTTTTAAAAATATTCTACTTCACCTATAATAAACAGTAAATAAAAAATTCACTCACTCTAGATTGCCAGCAAACTAATCTCGTAACAACAAGTTATTATATGTCGGCATTTAATTTTAGTTTTCTATGTTCTAATATTTTTTTGAACCCTTTAGTTCAGAAAATCTAAAAAAATGATACTTATAGCTGTTACTTAAAAAATAATAGACAAAGTCGAAAAATCGACTTTGTCTATAGGCAGTTCTCTTAACCTATTGAGCCTCAATCACTTCCAAGAAATTAATAACCATTTTTGCCGTATGTGCGCGTGTCGCAGGGGCAGATGGTTTAAATTTGCCGTTGTCTCCTGTTGCAATGCTTAACTCCTCAAGCATCGCAATCGCCGACACGGTTTCTGCATTATACTTACCTAAATCAGTAAATGATGGCTTACCTTTTGCTACATATTTTTCTCCTGTTGCATACTCATATGCACGGTATAGCATTAATGCTAGCTGTGCACGTGTTACTTCGCCAGATGGATTATATTTACCATCAACACCTTTTGCAATACCTGCCTCGAAGATCGCAGCAATTTCAGCTTGTGTTGCTGGTGCATATTTACCGATATCGCTAAATGGTGCTTTACCACCTGCTGTTAAGCCAAGCGCTCGTGTTAAAATGGAAGCAAATTGTGCGCGTGTAACATTCGCATCTGGCTTCACTTCACCTTTTTCATTGCCTTTCAACAAACCTTTTGCAATCATTTTGTGGATATAGCTTGTTGCCCAATGATCCGCTGGCAGGTCGATTGGCATGAATGGTGTTTGTGGTTCTTCCGGCTCTGTTGTTTCTGGTTTTTCAGGCTCAGGCTTTGCTTCTGGCTTTGTCTCAGGTGTTGTTGTGCCACCGCCTCCACCAGAGCCTCCACCACCACCTGGATTTGGATTACCTGGGTTCGGATTTGGTTTAGACTCTGAAGTTACCGTTACTGGAATAACGACATTGTTATTTCCATAGTTCACAGTAATCGCCGTTGTACCCGCAGCCTTCGCTGTCACTAAGCCTTCTGTTATCTCAACAATTCCCTCATCTGCAACTGTATATGTCGCCTGCTTCGTTACATCAGCAACTGTATTTGATGTAAACGTTGTTGGACGTGTTGGACCATCAGTCATGGCTGACACATGGTTTGATCCATACGGATTATCAAGCGTCACCGGAGCAATAAAGGATAATTTATTTGGAGCCGTTTCCGTTAAATCTACCTCGCTCGAAATATCCCATTCGCTTGCCAATTCTTTTGTTGCCAACTTATCGATTACACTTTGTGATGTGATGATTGAAATTGGTTCGCCATAAACCGTCTGCTCACTTAAATTGCCAGCAGCATCTAAAATAACCATCGTAACAGAATCTGTAGCTTCATTTAACGCCGCTTCTACATTAAATGTAAATGTACCATCCTGCTGTAAAGTAACAAGGTCATCTTCAATAATTTCTCCGTTACGTGTTACCGCATACAATGTAGTTAATTTGCTGTTGACATCATAATTTAAACCGTAAGATGCTAATAGCGCTTTGTAGTCAATATATTTGTCTACTACTTTACCTTCTACGGCAATATTTGCAGTATCCCCAGATGTAATTGTCACCGTATCACCCGACGTTACTGAAGTAGAGGTAATACTTACATCTTGTAATGATGCTTTTGTTGATTTCATAAATACAGGACCAACATAATCAGAAATAACACCTGTCTTTGTTTCAGCTGTAAAATCAATTGTATAAACACCATCAGGAATCGGTACCATCCCACCACCGCTCCAAGGCGTATATCTTCCATTCACAGCTAAACGCCATGAGCCAGCACCTAAAGTTGTGCCTGCATGTAAATAGCCAATATAGCCATCACCAAATTCGCCACCTTCAGGATCTGCTAAATCCCATAGCTCAATATAATTCATCCCTACATCGCCTGTTAATGTAAATGTTAACTCGGCACTATCTTTAATACCATCATCATTAAATGATAAGTCTGTCGCAGAAATTGCCATATTTTCAATTGAAGTTGGTGCTTCCCCACCAAAATCTGCTGCAAAAGGCAATGAAATCATCGTATGCTTGTCAGGTGTTGTCGTTGTTGTTTCAACGGCATTTAGTTGAACCGATTCGCCTACCTTCATATTTAATTCAGCTGGATTCACTGATAACGCCGTTTCTGTCGTTACAGATTGCGTCGGTATAAGATGAATATAGCCGAAAATTTCATCGCCTAATTTTGCTGCTGTATTTTGCGATGCTGTTAATGTCACAGTTAAGTGCTCCTCACCATTTAAAGTAAATGATGATTTATCAACTGTTACTTGTGCATCGCCAAAGTTTTTTAACATATCAACAGCTACCGTATAGTTA belongs to Lysinibacillus louembei and includes:
- a CDS encoding S-layer homology domain-containing protein — protein: MQLVEIGAINGYPDGEFRPALTISVGQSTSLLKGALQLPEAPYQPIFKDVSQKSSFAAGVFSTYKAGIFKGKKDGTFGVADPLTREMMASALVNAFHLKDTGEAITFKDWDKISPEHQENVKILAQHGITTGREDGSYDPQAVVNRVTFAVMIHRALVMNNEITPKDYTIETAQQSKFTLFRKEANFAQVTKGDTPLFVRSESAIKLAGTKTENFGVATDTIYTYKIGSHATLKVTVRRLTNGDEFVFSTLTNTSDAKVSVDLFQKQANVTNFRLYRYDRFPISKNVNDVFGYDSSSYPTGLMRFMSTEKLAGDRMVGQAYRSKQLTQKYDNGGTSYMRDLRAEYEALSYTWLGTDLLSFYTLASTGQDIVDTWYMDSNERLFNNDENMNSWMVETAANYKKRNNWYTAEGPFNKMATTTEPMPKNYQGFGRNLLLVKEDRALVLFKEQGDRYFANLVKNSFVSLQKFKGNKTYWETEVTSTYLKGLYGIHAPFIDTRFNEQIALFYYNSGAEFEIPNYRTPLKNYADLIVSQRTNNNVIRVTKDAYYIPDYFPLKQNVTTHTSMNHLLGGMNILLMAYNEFGDAKYLETATAIQAALAIEKDKWIRPNGDIWYRMNKEGQFAGTDYQHLTLEDLIQSYRLWKDIDTSKLPVLEEMIASKAGYLSANQLGYTMKIKNGLEAIGMLHYLPEGPLHTDAL
- a CDS encoding S-layer homology domain-containing protein; this encodes MKKSYKKMLASTAAVAVVASAIVPVASAASFKDLNGHMYQNEILALVDAGVINGYPDGTFLPNNSLTRSDVVKLLGKYLVSLGHEVPADYKTKMRFTDLTAKSQDELLQYAALVKDVGVFQGSAGQLMHRDEMRRDQMATVLVRAFNVINDFDYAAHVKEQGFTSTISDLNRTTVEHQTNIAVLDYYDMVKGASFNPKDMTKRGQFAYFLYHMLQIETKPVLTVKKIEVTAADKLSVTLSDDKTYTVTLPTPLVENVETDVKFKIDEVEYAAKVKYEVPDLKVTAVTNPNGGQVKIDFNQPVALANVLNEADINKIVKVAGIATPGKIDLLKGELSADKKSLTVTIKGVKPLTEGRYNVVVDGVKTEKGLTLIKYDEVPTFTADKVAPAIASAENAGATRVKVKFTEPVTNTTGTTQFTLANGSVISNVTGTLERNATEVTYDFTKATVNGVALSPGTSVNITFGALVDISNNVAPANTVKTTATIGVRDGVAPTLLNIEQVGARKFKLIFSEEIRDLTRTDISVVQNSQTLGVIGVEKDKKNPVAYIIETAQELNGYATVANASGRYITDLSGESNTFYMYYNFVRDTTVPSYVSTTVVKDNNEEYLEILFDRNINVLPNANIAFNGWYAQANNQQGQLNVSAIPKKVATNDKALRVKLRDLLGVGYDFVGAKYAGQIHLSGVVSEYNLPVATTPQQIQFDRSGDLGSIADRVIVERVESVPSNENNRYQNIRVTYSHPIDFASATNNQNYIVDGTQVISALPTQGGIANRQVDLRLSVNDTTQLNEFFTTVTINNVYAAGRNVMVDAYSAPLRLRENNKPYVVGNNVAVSTEDIANGLKVGKTISFTVSEPIQTTIPNPFSVMVNNVDIVQQVSYSGDNRVVNISLKNDIQQNDVVTIALKQNVIITDAAGNVFNFNTTKFSFNGSQSYTYGVLQ
- a CDS encoding nuclease-related domain-containing protein, whose product is MVILPRERPIKEYLLQAAIRRGFPEMKDELVRIQQGLAGEQYVDRSWQDMQLDEEFYLLHDFSTDTHQIDTLFVCEKFILIVEIKNIAGRIDFDERCHQFTRTLENGNVQGFRNPLDQVRRHQRFLRQLFPDLPVIYVIVLAHPKTIIGQIPQNEPIIHCSGLEFYIRKLLTMHKARLSTEQLQRLQNELLQMHTISNPKLNIDKDKVRTGVLCKQCDYTTQMLFQYGRFICPKCQIKDDGTMLQRAIEDYSLLINEWITNIQFRKFMRVNSIYAANRLLKKLNLSHKGDKKGRKYFISFKRNSQINPRNHK